Within Hoplias malabaricus isolate fHopMal1 chromosome 16, fHopMal1.hap1, whole genome shotgun sequence, the genomic segment GGTGATTaggtcacgcccctcgctgccgttgtatgcctagctgaacctatgtgtgctttaaggtcctttacacctttatttgctacacaaaacatgggaatttcttttttaattcacccgagaacttacatttacgtttcgccatagctgctcgagatgaggttgggtacatgagctttgcctgacgtaaacaaggactactgacgtgcggactgaccaattaaatgtttacagagcaggttatcgaccaataacggtagcgctacagtcagaccgtccaatcagaagattttaggctacttcaccacgcccccttctcactcaagcgaaccaatcggagtaggggagggcgggaaacttctcgaagttctatgtaaactctagaaaaacaaaatcccggacgtttttttaagtctaaaaaagaggacatgtccgggtaaatgAGGACGTATGGCCACTCTATGTTTACCACTGGACCTATTTAATCAAAGACTGGTTTTCATGCTTATTTTGGCACTATTTTGGAGTAATTtctgaaaacacagtggacaattttcagtgtacTTCAACAATCTCACAATGCACCACCAAAAGTAATGTACAAACCTTGGACACTAGCATAcagcagattacccataatccactgcattgtttggttAAAACACTTATGAGCTagtgcgccagtcctttacagggcaacacacacacacacttgtgaatcgccaatccacctatcaacgtgtgtttttggactgcgggaggaaacccacgcggactgctcagagagacagtcacccggagtgggaatcgaacccacaacctccaggcccctggagctgtgtgattgcggcactacctgctgcgccaccgtgccgccccctcctGAATTAGGTTCTATActatacccagtaaacattagccgttgattcctggcgtctaatcaacgttctcttaaggttgaaaatgaaagttgaaaagacgtccaaacacagacattgaaaagacgactattagacgtattttcgacgtccattgacgttattaattggtcccgaaataaattacttgtataaaacgcattttggacgtccactgacgttatcgattggtcaccacttaactaacttattaagatggattttggacgtccattgacgttccttgtttactgggtaggaAATAATATAGGAAATAGTTAATAGAGAGCAATGTGCTGTTAATAATACCAACCTTAGAATGGCTGTGATGTGAAGAAACATTACCAAAATATTTCTGAGGTGATCAGGGGCTATTTTGTCCAACTCTAGACCTGGTTAAACACagtataaatttaaataaaacttagAAAAATGAAACTAGTTTATTACAATGCTTGAGGAAAGTTTTGTTCAAATATTTGTTTACGTACTGAAATTTAGCAACTGCCCTTGGGTTTATTGCTATTACGAGTGTGTTTTGAGTAAACAAATTTTCTTAAAATTTTCTAAGGGTTAAGGAATCACTGAGCCTAGTCCTGACAGAAAATGACTGACCATGAATCATGTTTGTAGGAAATTTTTGGATACTGAAAACTCTTTTCTGCTTTAGTGCTCAACAGGATTCCATTACATCTGGCGGCCATTGTTTTCACCTGTTTCATTCTGCTGATTGTTGCTGTGACACTTTGCTGTCTTTATGGATTTGTGTTACGTGAGTATATCAGTGCtctatttctgtttgtttcttatgcCACTGCAGTCATAAGATctgaaaaacatattaaaaaacatatacaGAGATTTTGCTTAATAGCTGTTCTGATTTTATCATTGCTAGGAAGAAGGAAAACCAGAAAATACAGAGAGTGAGTGTGGTGGGCCGATCTAACACTGTGTGTAGCTTTGCATAAACACTGAGGCATACTGCTATTGTGTTTATcggctttgtttttttctactaACATCAGTCTTTTTCATGATctattaacattcattcattatctgtagccgcttatcaagttcattgggcacaaggcaggaatacaccctggagggggcaccagtccttcacaggacaacacacacacacacccctacggacacatttgtgTTCGTAAACacacacgtgtgtttttggactgtgggaggaaaccggagcacacggaggaaacccacgcagacacagggagaacacagtcacccggagtgggaatcgaacccacaacctccaggtccctggagctgtgtgacactaacctgctgcgccaccgtgccgctattaacattcatttattaattcattgtctgtaaccacttatcaagttcagggttgcggtgggtctggagcctacccagaatcactaggcacaaggcaggagcaaACCCTGTAGAgacaccagtctttcacagggcgacacacacgcatacatacacacacatttttgaatcaccaatccacctaccaacatgtggttttagatgatgggagggaaccggagcaccaggacttgaacccacaacctccaggtacctggagctgtgtgactgatgCCCTTGCAGTAAAAACAagaacagtttatttattttccagtgtttttactgaacaactttttaaatatgaacaaatttaGGATTTGATGCctgccacaaacacacacaaaaaaaagactgCTCAAGGCATTTTCTTCAGCTTTTTTCCAgaactttctctctccctcagcttGCTATTCAGAAGGGTACACtgtgaatattaaaaaatatctctTTGTTTTCAGTATTAAGGATATCACAGAGATGAGCCACATTTATGAGTACAATGTTGAACCAGAGGAGGAATATGATGAAGAAGTTGATGAAGAATTGGTGAGGATAAATGTGTATTATTAGAAGATGCCAAATAATCAAACTCcattttccccatttactgGATTACCCTAGATATGTTTCTTATGCTGAATTCGACTAGAGCTCGTGACTTGATCTATCTAACATGAAGAGCCTAATGGTTAGAAAAGCAGTCTTGGGTTAAAGGTTAAAGGTTAAAGGATCTTTTAGCAAGGCATCTAACCCCCACAATGCTCCCCAGTCTGCCCACTTACTTcggggtgtgtgttcactgccagagATAGATCATATGCAGAGGTCCCATTTCTTTGTACAGTgttgtaaaatgacaataaGCACAATTTCTCCTTCACATTAAATTATATATCTGTCAACAACTAGACAGTAGTGGGTGAAGTTCCATGATCTGAGAAGATACATACATCAAATGTGTAAAACTGaacatggccctgtcccaagAGTTCCTTATTACAAGTGCAGATTTAAATCATAACACACATGGCACAAAAAGGCTTCCATAGGTTTGCTTTAGTGGCTTCTGACCCTGTGTAATATACTCTTGTCAAAAATGTCCAAAACTGCAACAGCAGCCCCATATTGAAGTGTGGTAGCTATTTGTCACAAAGATTGTTATCTTTTAGGTTCATATCCTAAACAACTTCTCTAAATATGTCTTGACTGATAAGCTACATTTGACAGTATGGTTGCCCGGCTGATTTATGCCGAATGATTGTTTAAAATGAGTGATGACATGTACTCAGCATGTACACTTGTTTAGGTTTTAGATGCATATGAAGAAGATGCAGACGTTGTAGAAGCCTCTCGGATTGAGGACTCTGATGAGGTACTGTGCTTTTACACAAAGACCGTTCTGTTTCCCTGAAAAAGAGCAGCATTCCAAACATTTTCTAAAGATTCCAGTCCATTCACACAATTAAATACCATCTGTATTGTTCAATCTCTATGAATTTTCACAGTGTTGTCtacaaattacattttacaagcAATCAAATTAtcctagtgagcaatgaggagtATTAGAGGTCACCATAATGTTTTTTAACAGGATGAAATCAGTATACCGGAGGAATACAGCAAAGAGGAGGACGAAACCAGTGTTCAGGAAGACGTATCCAAGGAGGGCAGTTTTACTGAATATGTTTGAGTCATTCCCACATTTATCTCTGGTAGCAAAGCACCTGTAAGATATGTCAGAGGTACATTTCACAAAGCCAATAGTTTTAGTGTTTTAGACAACAATATTCAGGGCCCACATGAGCAGCCCAGCAAGATTTGTCCTTTGGTTAAGTGTTGGCCCGACATAAAGACGCCTTCCAGGGAAATTGATGAGACAAAGAAGGGCTACAAATAGAGCATTTGTAGAGCAGCCCACCTCAGAACACAGTGGTATTTCTAATGAAGGTAACCCACTATGAACCCATGTGTGACTCATATAGATATATagcccaaatacactttttcaCTGTTGCTGTGCTGTATTATTGAAGGTCAATCAATGATGATCAGTTCAGACCAAGATCTGTTTAAAATGTGATAATTAAGAAATCATTATAAAAACCTTTTGATAGTCTGTGCATATGAAAATTATTAGAATGTTCAGGGaaatattttatacagtttACATGGAGAAACTTTTGTACTTGTACAttgtcataaaaataaaaatcatccaGTGTGTTTTCATGCACACTTTATGGACAAAAATGTATGGATGCTTGCTCATTCAGCATTTCTCAATGAAGGGTAACACTGAGTCTTCACCTCCTTGTTGACGAACCAGCCTCTGCTCTTCAGTAACAGGCATTACACAgtggatgttggaacattttggTGAGCATCTGATTTTGACAACATTCAGcaaggtcaggtactggtgtAGAATGATTAGCTGTGGATCACAAACGCCACTACAGTAGttccaaaggtattggatggtgtGCTATCACCACAGAGATGCTGTAAAAAGCACAATGGGGGGTTTATACCATTTTAAAGCCCTATTGGCATTGAGTAAGgctcattcatatatatatatatatatataataagaaATTGCAAACCACATAAATGAcctgactatatatatatatatatatatatatatatatatatatatatatatagttaaatCAGGCCCTTTGTGTGGTTTGCAATTTCTCTGTTGTTCTAGCAGGGAAACTACGTGTTGATATTGTTCTCGGTAACAGACACCCCCACCCGCCCACACAGGAAAAAGTCTAGGGTCGGATCAGATGAACCGATTCTTTCGAATTCTCCTTTTCACAGATTCGAACGTAAGACTCAGTGATATACTTTATTGAAGACCGTTCTCACTGGCTTTCCTTTTATGTAAATAACAGCTTTTTACACAGGTTATGttcaaaatgcattttattttgacTTTATATAAATATCTGTAAATATATAACCACACTTCTATGAATTTAGGGATAGTAAAATTAGTAGTTGTTTGTAATTAGTTAGTGTTCAACTTCATACAAAGACCCCACCCTCTGAAAATGAAGTATTTAATCTGGTTAACATTAATGTGTGATGTTGTTTATATGGTAGAAGGCATATCATTGCACACGAAACAATCAGAGATGTAGTGGAGCAGTTTTGCTTTGAAAACACAGATTCAGACGTCATAAAcataaggaaccaatcctgtcaagCTGCAGGACTTTTCAGCCGCAGGTGTTGGAGGTCTGAttagagacagaggcaggattTAAAGCATATTGAAATATTCTCTCGTACTGAAAAGGCATATCTTTATTGTTCTTAACTAATAAAATGTTGTAGGGGTTAATTCGAGGACTTTAATATATCAGTTCGACCAATTTATTACTCAAGAGTCGGTTCAGATGAACCGATTCGTTCAGGATTCTCACAAATCACCAAGAGGCGGCGTTAGTAGCGGTCTTAGGATCTATATTCTCGAGTTTATCGGAGATAATTGTCGTGTTTACCAGAGACTGTATCCGTGCTGAAGTAGGATGGCGTCCGGTGAGACCAGTGTTTATGGAGCGTCGTTAGCGGGCGGCAGCTTCGACTTCGTCAAGTTCCTCAAACAGCCGCAAACTGTGCTGCGGATACTCAGCTGGGTGAGTAACTGACGACGGGTGACAACCGAGTAACGAAAATGTCCTCCTGTCATGTTTACAGTTATTCCTGTACTAACAAATTGAGTACATTTAAAGCTGGTTTGTCTCCAGCTTCATGGGCAACTTTCCGTTCCACAATAAAAGTTTCAACGGTTACACGTCCAGCCGAATAACGTTTGGTTAAGTCttgttttgttgcttttctAAGTGAATATAAGCGCATATACtcttcagagaacacacatatacacattatAGATACGTGTACAATGATTTTACACTGGTTGAATATTAATACTGTGGACCAAGGCAAAACGGAAATTGAGGGCTGTGACATACCttcataataaaaattaaatcgGGCAAACGAGATATTTTATGCGTGAAAACaagatattttaatattttgttccCCTGCCTTTAACATGTTATTCACACACCTTATTAATtccatatattatttaattattcataagctttaatatataattgtgAAAGGATGTCATCAACGGCGCTCCATAGCACCTGCACATTATATGTTATATTTgattacataaaatatattaaaatatataataaatatatattataaacatattatcatgtatcaaataaaataagcataaacacttcaaatgaaaataaatagttcattaatatttattgtgGATGTGTGTTATCTCTATATAATATTTGAAACCAAACAAAATAACTTTCACTCAACTGTTAACATGCAGCTGATGCTGTTAAGCACAAATACAGGAAAGACAAGATCTGGGACGCAAGTATGTCACTCAGAGTCATGTGGTGCAACCCAGCGGAGTTAACATATGACCATCGTTATCTTTGTCATCGCGAACTGTGCTCTCTGTATCCTGAAGAGGAACAGTAACCAAGAACTGCACTTTTAAAAGAGGATTTGAAGTTtgatttgtctttgtttttcctGGCTTTAGAGTGCTTAAGGTTGAAGCCAAGTCCTCTGAGAGAAAACACATACAGGACAGTTGTCTTGCTTCCAGCATCCCGTGAGCAGCAGTCTGACTgttgtgtaaataaatgtgttctTCTTTTAATGGGGTTTTCCATAAACACCCTGTGATCATCGTTTGACATTTATAAAGCTTCCTTTTCTTTTATAAAGGAAGTTAAGGAATTTCAGAGGTGCTTAGGTCAAGGTCTTATTTTGTCACTAACATGTCTTTTGAGGTTATCTTTTTTACTAATCCGTTTAAGCCTGTTCACAGTACCAGCATGTCTTCAGAGTCACACAAACTCACAGATGAGGAATTAGGTCAGTCAGACGAATGATGTGAGTCACTGAACTAGGTATAATGCAATACCATGTAAATATCCACGGCAAGGACAGAGTGTGCGCTCTGCAACCTCTTCCTACAACCCAGTGAGGTggtgaaaatataaacacagcagctgggAGGTAATGTGAGATGAGCTGTGGTCATGGCTGTGAAAAGACTCCAAACGTTGACCAACCGTAGTCTCTACCGTGCATGGCTGGTGTCTGTTGTGTGCTTGGTTTTGTGGTGAAAGTGAACACAACAGATTCAGGAAGCTTGTTTGTAGAATCGAAAACCATCTTGCTAATTATCTTTAAGACAAAACTATGTTGCTGGCTTTAGTGGTCCCCCTTAGACCTTGCGCCTCTCTCCACCTCATGTTACCCCCCCCCCTGCATGCTTTCATTTTAACGACTAATAGATTTATGAGACGTGGTCCCAGCACCACCACTGTGAATAATTTACTCTTTACAAGGTTAGAAGGTTTAGTATCAAACCGCCTGAATCGGCCTAATGTCCATCTTAATTATTTCTGTAAAAGTAATGGATGTTGATATATTTGTACTTTGCCTTTGACAGTTATTGAGTCTAAACCTCTTTACTTTCACTTCCCTTTTTCTCTTTGAATTCTCGgtctgggaatactaggtgttTGCCATTGTGGTTTTTGCCACCGTCACTGCGGAAGGCTACATAAATTCCCCAACCCGACCTGAAGTGGTGTGTGTATTCAACCAGAAAGATGGAGCATGCCACTACGCTGTGGGCATCGGGGTCGTTGCCTTCCTCGTCTGCGTGGCCTTCCTCATGTTAGACGCTTACCTCCCAATGATGAGTAATGCGCAGGAGAGGAAGCACGTGGTAACAATCGACCTGGCTTTTTCAGGTACTTTttggcaggaaaaaaaaaaggattaaatGAAGTACAGTTTGAGTGAAGTATATAATGCCTCAGACAATAACAGTTTGAGATCATGAGATTTCaagttaaaggaacagtaggttgtattttctttaatactttaatttttgtagcttcaaaatcactgtgatgctccactgatctttaATTGGGAGAAGACCCTGTGTCATTGCTACACTGGGCTTGGCACTGCAgcaactgcactatgtaactttagtgATAGGGTCGAAAACTCTTTAAGACACTACTTTCCATAATTTTTGTAGTTTCTAATGTGTCATAGTCACAACAAGATGGATATGCAAATACTAATTTATTATGTACTTCCTCTTTCCCCCCCTCACTGACAGTGCATACTTTCTGTTTTCTCTCCATCTGTGTTTGGAACAGGGGCCTGGACGtttctgtggtttgtgtgtttttgccttTTGGCTAACGAATGGGCAAACACCACTGATGTAAGAGGCATTCCTGCTGATGCTGTACATGCAGTCATtgccttctccttcttctctatTGCCTCCTGGGTAAGAATATTTCCCTCTGACAATTTACTACATTTCATGAATGTGAGCAATATTTAGGGCTTGGAAACAGCCCATAGCTTTACTTGGAAACAAGACTGAAGTGTTGTGTAGACACACTTCCCTCCACAACATCTCAGATTACACTCATTCTGGTCGCTGTCATTGAGATGTAAAGGATATTCAGGTTTTTATAAGAACAGCATATCAATAAAACACTACAAATTACTTTCTTTATACTTTAATTAAAGAGCGTATATTATAAAAAGGATTTGTGTTCCATCACATGATCCTCCTCGTCAGAACGATGCTTTAAAACATGCCAGACAGAAGTATCTGGTAACATAACATATGACGTTACTATTTATAGCCGTATAAGCACGGTCAATGTGGTTTAGCTGGTTTTTCAAATCTTTATTACAGCTAACATTCAACTTCAGTGACAACATCTTGTAGCTTGGACACAAGGACAGGGGTTTTCAGTGAATCTTCAGTTTCAAAAGAAACTAAGGAAAGCCCACTAGAATATATACTTTTACTAGCAACTGCAGACATATATTCTTAAGGCTTCCCAGCAGTTAGATTAACAATATATGCTTAAAGTTGTTGCCACTGACTAAACAAACAATAGTGACTTTCCCAGGTGAAGATGGAAAGCATGGAggtgaatataaaaataatacaaaactgACTAAGTGTATGAAGTGAAGGTTTTCTTCTATTGCAGGCCTCACTGACATACTTTGCCCTGATGAGGTTTCGTCAAGGTGTCGGAGAGATTGCACCAAATTACGCTGAAAACCCTCCAGATCACACCTCTGAGTACCCCACTGCGTATGTCCCACCGGATCACACCTCATACCCCACATCTGATTACACCTCCTTCCCCCCAAGCCGTACAGACATCTACCAGCAGCCTCAGTTCGTGCCCAagcaggacccagtggggggCAGTGACTACCAGCCTCCAGCCTATTGACAGAAGCAGAGCCTAAATGGACAATTCAATGGCCTGATCACATGACAGAGCGTGGCGGGGTCTAAAAATAAGCAGCCAGTGAGAGCTCCTGTACATGGATAGGCCCTGGCACTCCTTGATGTTGATTGGTTGGAATTATTCTTTGTACTTTGCTTGGAGAAAGACAGCCTTTCTCTTTCAGAGCTGTTGAATGTTGTCTGGCTTAGAGATGATGAGCACCGATTGCACAAATGTTGTCGATATATAATGTGAGTCATTGTGAAACTGCTGATGCCGGAGTAGGCTGTTACCGCTCCAAGCTCACACTGTTCTGAAGTGTTTTCTTTGCCCTTTATTTCAACAGTGTCCTATTTTGACAGTGTAAATTGTGCCTTGACCCTGATCATTGTGGCTAATAGAGTTAAACGGCCCAGTTGCAATTAAACTGTGCCAACCAGTGAAAGACTGCTCAGGCCACTTTTTCCTCGTGACAGAGATCAGTCGACTGTGGCGGTTAAGGCCTCAAGAAACAAACAGTAAATCAGTAAAGCTTTACGTTCAATTGCTTCTCTTGCTGGTCAAATAAAGCCCTGGTCTATTCTACTGGGATAAAGCCATGAATCATTAATGTGTAACTTTAGCTGGTCATGGTTTGTGCCCTGTATTCTCAAACTGAATACtaaatgtggtgtttttttaatgggaaATACCCACTCTGGTGTCTTTAACTGAGACGGTGTACCCTTTTTGACACAGGCCTTGTTTATTCACAGCTTTTCCCAAGTCCCCAGGATATAATGCATTCATGTGATCCTTAAAACACTGTACCACTTTGCAGTGGTAATATGTCGGGCCTTCCCTTGCCAATCTATTATTACTTGGAGCTCAGGCTAACTCTGCTGTGGCACTGATGATAACAGGTTTACAACACACTTTAATACGTGTTATTCAATCTTCATACTCAAGGAATATCGGGTGTTTTTAACAAATATGAATGTCCTGATACGTTTACTCTATAACCAACTGTTCTTTTTGATTCAGCTTTTTAATTTGGTTTTTTAGCCTGAGACAAGTAAATCAAACCACTCTGCAGCCTCTAAACACCTGATATTTCCACCACCATTTGACTTCAGCTTCATGTGGCTAATAACAGCACTCTTGCCTTACGTTCTGGGATATAGGTATTGCTAAATTGTGTTATTGCTG encodes:
- the syngr2b gene encoding synaptogyrin-2b; the protein is MASGETSVYGASLAGGSFDFVKFLKQPQTVLRILSWVFAIVVFATVTAEGYINSPTRPEVVCVFNQKDGACHYAVGIGVVAFLVCVAFLMLDAYLPMMSNAQERKHVVTIDLAFSGAWTFLWFVCFCLLANEWANTTDVRGIPADAVHAVIAFSFFSIASWASLTYFALMRFRQGVGEIAPNYAENPPDHTSEYPTAYVPPDHTSYPTSDYTSFPPSRTDIYQQPQFVPKQDPVGGSDYQPPAY